AATGTCGGCAGTGCATACGCCGCCGCACGCTACATCTCAAGGAGACACATCATGAACAGACTTTCTGCTATCGCAGCCATCTTTGCTTTGAGTACGGGAGTGGCGCTGGCGCAAAGCAGCACCACCACAACCACCGTGACCGGCGCCAATGGCCAGACGGCAACCCGCACTGCAACCCGTGGCAACGGCCAGACGAACGTTACGGTTACGGGCCCTAATGGACAGACCGCCACCCGCACTACCGGCCATTACGCCGGGGGCAACTCGACAACTGTTACCGGGCCAAATGGGCAGACCGCTTCGCGCACTGTCACCGGTCGCGGCACCGGTGATGTGAATGTTACGGCAACCGGGCCCAACGGGCAGACAGTCACACGCAACACGCAGCGCTACGCCGGCGGCAACTCCACCACGGTGACCGGGCCGAACGGCAACTCCGCAAACCGCACGGTCGTCGGGCGTGGTACAGGCAATGCGGTTGTGACACGCTCAGGGCCACGTGGAACCGTCGTGCGCCATCGCTAGAGCTCTAAATCCTTCCACCGATCTCTCTCATCGTGGCGCGAAGCCAGGTGTGCGCGGCATCCGTATTCAGGCGCGGATGCCACGTCATCACATAGCGGAAGGTGCTGATCTCGGCAGGTGGCTTCAGAATCTTGATCGCCGGGTTGGAGATAGCTCCCGCGATGAACTTCCTGGGTACTGTCGCCATCAACTTTGTTCCCGCAACACAACGTACGGCTGCTTCGAAATACGGGACGTGTATGGCAATCTGGCGCTTGTATCCTTTGGCCGCCAGCGGCTTGTCGGGCGCGACCTGTATCCCGCCCTGGATGCTGACGCAGATATGTTCCGCCTGAAGATACTGCTCCAGGCTCATCGCCTTTCTCGACGGATACTTCGCATCGACGACGCAGACAAATTCCTCATCAAAGATGGTCTGGCTCTGTAAAGGAGAGGGCGCCTCCACGATGCTGGCAGCAAAGGTCAAATCCACGCTGCCATGTCTTACTTCGTCAAAGGTGCCGCTGTGCCAGGCCACAAACTCGAAACGCACCTTCCTGGCTTTGGGCAGCACATCGCGACAGAGCTCAGGAATCAGGACAGCGGCTCCATTGTCCGTCACCGCAATCCGAAAGTTCGCCTGTTCGTTCGCAGGATCGAAGTTTGAGCCGCTCAAAAGGCGGTCCAACTTCGGCAGCATCACTTCTAGTTCACCTAACAGACGCTGACCCTGCGGTGTGAGCTCGTAACTCCCAGCCGATCGAACAAAGAGATCGTCATGGAACATGTCGCGCAGCCGCTGTAAGGCCCGGCTCACGGCCGGCTGGCTCAGCAGCAGCCGTGTCGCGGCGCGCGAAACATTTCTCTCTTCGGCAAAGACGGCGAAGATAACCAGGAGATTGAGATCGGCCTGTCGCAGTTGCGTCAAACGCATACGTACTATTTGTACGATGTCCTGGACGTATGGGGAATATAGTCCTCAATTAGAAATGTTCATGGCGCCAATTACGCGTTAGAGCATTTTTCCTGTTGCTGGGTATTCCGGAAGGGGCGTGCAGCGGTGTTTTCATTGAGGAAAACGCTCATAGATGCGGAAACCCTACACTACACCTACAGGAAAAATGATCTAGCCTTGATTGCCAAGGAGCACAGGAGACCGTTCCCGATGACGACGGCTGCACCCGTATCTGCCCAAAACATCAAACTCTCGCTTCGCCTGCGGATCACCCCTTGCCTCATCGGTCTGTTCTATCCGGTCCTGGTCTGGAGTGTTGCAGCGTGGTCACCCTTTGCGCTGCTGCTGACGCTGCTCGCACCGGCAGTATGTCTCTATCTCGCATTCCGATTGGCGCGGACGAATACTTATCGCCGTGCGACAAGGATTGCGTATTTCGCCATCGGTGCACCGGCGCTCTACAGCTTCCTGGGCGGCTGGCTCGATTCGCAGCGGTGGATTCCCTATCGCGCCAACGGCGTATGGGTTTTGTTGTGGTGCATTCTGCTACTGATCCTCCTGACCGAGCGGCCAGAAGCCGCCGACAATGCTGACGTACGTCCGGCAAAGCTGGCGGTCGCGCATGGAATCTCCGCGGCACTCATCACCATCTTCGCCGTCGCCCACCTCACCAACCATTTGGCCGGTGTTCTCGGCGGTGAAACGCATATCGCTGTCATGCGCCACCTGCGCGTGGTCTATCGCTCACCGGTAGTGGAGAGCCTGCTTCTGGCCTGCGTCCTCTTTCAGGTTGCAAGTGGCTGGGTGCTTCTCGCTCACAGGATACGCAAGCCATTCTCCGGTTGGATCGACACGGTACAGAACGCCTCCGGAATGTATCTTCTGCTCTTCTTTGCATCGCACGTAAGCGCGGTGATGCGGGCCAGATATCTTCGCCACATCGACACCAACTGGGTCTGGCTTACGGCAGATAACCTGCTCAAGGACCCATGGAGCGTTCGCCTG
This genomic window from Terriglobus albidus contains:
- a CDS encoding LysR family transcriptional regulator, producing MRLTQLRQADLNLLVIFAVFAEERNVSRAATRLLLSQPAVSRALQRLRDMFHDDLFVRSAGSYELTPQGQRLLGELEVMLPKLDRLLSGSNFDPANEQANFRIAVTDNGAAVLIPELCRDVLPKARKVRFEFVAWHSGTFDEVRHGSVDLTFAASIVEAPSPLQSQTIFDEEFVCVVDAKYPSRKAMSLEQYLQAEHICVSIQGGIQVAPDKPLAAKGYKRQIAIHVPYFEAAVRCVAGTKLMATVPRKFIAGAISNPAIKILKPPAEISTFRYVMTWHPRLNTDAAHTWLRATMREIGGRI